Proteins from a single region of Rhodospirillales bacterium:
- a CDS encoding VWA domain-containing protein — MNRFTGPATARAVAAILVLLFTASIAGVIAIAGPAMADAARRPLLIEGKTSLYQRVLTRPGATLTAKPGAGSGGTELAPMTLLFVYGRQSAAGIDYLEVGSNSEGKITGFVSAADTIPWKHSLVLAFTNPANRDRVLFYKDRGALVGELNSDALIADADTARRDIAAGSLPADSPVISIEPETFVDLQKQFYLLPILDASTTMLKSGFKVRTVQIASVTKEKGEDKLNSVGQRSNPQADLAKFNSGIVFVIDASASMQPSIDETRAVMDEVYREVEAAKLNDRVRFGLVAYRDDPTKVKGIGYLVRTFADPTKVSDHKQFADAVKDVAASQVSTRAYAEDGYAGVVEAIQGLDWSGFGGRYLILITDASSREGNSPLSTTRLGTAQVNQLAQENGIATYVLYLETEEGKADRATARAQYERLARFNNGKSLYFPVDVVDPQAFKAQVQKLAQALVAQVKDAGKAPLAAPTKGSAKAGGDAILDATQEVGRAMQLAYLGRVEGTKAPRMFEAWASDRDFRQPDVPAFSVRLLLTKNQLSDLQATLRKVVEAGEKGQINPSDFFNQLRSAAAAMSRDPNKVGEAGAKNLEDTGLMGEYLEGLPYQSKIMGLDQDTWARMGVGQQQALIDDVKSKIALYQRFHDDVDRWVQLNPAGAAGDAVYPVPLDVLP, encoded by the coding sequence ATGAACCGTTTCACCGGCCCCGCAACCGCGCGCGCCGTGGCCGCGATACTGGTCCTTCTCTTCACCGCCAGCATCGCGGGCGTTATCGCCATCGCCGGTCCGGCAATGGCGGATGCCGCACGCAGGCCTCTGTTGATCGAAGGGAAAACAAGTCTCTACCAACGGGTGTTGACCCGGCCCGGCGCCACCTTGACTGCAAAGCCGGGGGCGGGGAGCGGCGGTACGGAACTCGCGCCGATGACACTGCTGTTCGTCTACGGGCGGCAGTCGGCCGCCGGCATCGACTATCTCGAGGTGGGATCGAACAGTGAAGGAAAGATCACGGGCTTCGTTTCAGCGGCGGATACGATTCCCTGGAAGCACAGCCTCGTCCTCGCGTTCACCAATCCCGCCAACCGCGATCGTGTGCTGTTCTACAAGGATCGCGGGGCGCTTGTCGGTGAACTGAATTCCGATGCGCTGATTGCCGACGCCGACACGGCGCGCCGGGACATTGCCGCCGGATCGCTGCCGGCCGACAGCCCGGTGATCTCGATCGAGCCCGAGACGTTCGTCGATTTGCAAAAGCAGTTCTATCTGCTGCCGATTCTCGATGCGAGCACGACCATGCTGAAGTCGGGCTTCAAGGTGCGCACGGTTCAGATCGCCTCGGTCACCAAGGAGAAGGGCGAGGACAAGCTGAACAGCGTCGGTCAGCGCAGCAACCCACAGGCGGATCTTGCCAAGTTCAATTCCGGCATCGTTTTCGTTATCGACGCCAGTGCTTCGATGCAACCGTCCATCGACGAAACACGGGCGGTGATGGACGAGGTCTACCGCGAGGTTGAAGCGGCGAAGCTCAACGACCGGGTCCGCTTCGGACTGGTCGCCTATCGCGATGATCCGACCAAGGTCAAAGGTATCGGGTACCTCGTGCGCACGTTCGCCGATCCGACCAAGGTTAGCGACCACAAGCAATTCGCCGACGCGGTCAAGGACGTCGCCGCCTCGCAGGTTTCGACCCGCGCCTATGCCGAGGACGGATATGCCGGCGTCGTTGAGGCAATCCAGGGGCTCGACTGGTCCGGCTTCGGCGGCCGCTACCTGATCTTGATCACGGACGCGAGTTCGCGCGAGGGCAATTCGCCATTGTCGACGACAAGGCTTGGCACCGCTCAGGTCAATCAGCTTGCCCAGGAGAACGGCATTGCCACCTATGTTCTCTACCTCGAGACCGAGGAGGGCAAGGCCGACCGGGCGACGGCGCGGGCGCAGTACGAACGGCTTGCCCGGTTCAATAACGGCAAGTCGCTGTACTTTCCGGTCGACGTCGTTGATCCCCAGGCGTTCAAGGCGCAGGTTCAAAAGCTGGCGCAGGCGCTCGTCGCCCAGGTCAAGGATGCCGGCAAGGCGCCGTTAGCCGCGCCAACCAAGGGCTCGGCGAAAGCGGGCGGCGACGCGATACTGGACGCGACGCAGGAGGTCGGACGGGCGATGCAGCTCGCCTATCTCGGCCGGGTCGAGGGCACGAAGGCGCCGCGCATGTTCGAGGCCTGGGCGTCCGACCGGGATTTCCGCCAGCCGGACGTGCCGGCGTTCAGCGTCCGCCTGCTGTTGACCAAGAACCAGTTGAGCGATCTGCAGGCAACGCTGCGCAAGGTGGTCGAGGCTGGCGAGAAGGGGCAGATCAATCCGTCCGATTTCTTCAATCAGCTGCGCAGCGCGGCGGCGGCGATGAGCCGAGATCCCAACAAGGTCGGCGAGGCCGGGGCGAAGAATCTTGAGGATACGGGGTTGATGGGCGAGTACCTAGAAGGCCTGCCCTATCAGAGCAAGATCATGGGGCTCGATCAGGATACCTGGGCGCGCATGGGCGTCGGCCAGCAGCAGGCGCTGATCGACGACGTCAAGTCGAAGATCGCGCTCTACCAGCGCTTTCACGACGATGTCGACCGTTGGGTGCAGCTCAATCCCGCGGGTGCGGCGGGTGACGCTGTCTATCCCGTTCCCCTCGACGTTCTGCCCTGA
- a CDS encoding AbrB/MazE/SpoVT family DNA-binding domain-containing protein gives MIGSKPAQLVRLALFDLAHEWAISVCQVTALAAILAPLLVLYGLQQGVIGTLIERMDRDPAMRAIVPDVSGANRFDAAWFAAMRARADVDFVMANTRAIAGQVDLLPKEGTVPAPVRISLLPTAPGDPVGGGGPALADGLGIVSISRRVADKLGVKPGDQVVAGIERTRGGRIEPVSLTLTIRAIVPAERYDGLAAFATLALLEAVQNYRDGFAVPALGWGGDGAAPAVKAYPLFRLYARTIGDVAAIAGDLRAQGIAVSTREGEIASALALRRNLSIILVIIAGLGACGYLVSLAASQWASASRKRREMAILALLGYTPGWLVGFPVAQAAAIASAGTALAAMLFSGVAAAINLYFSQSIATGERACHLGPRELLVCALVTIAVSLLPAWMTGAIYGRLEVSEELRDV, from the coding sequence ATGATCGGCAGCAAGCCCGCACAACTCGTCCGCCTGGCGCTTTTTGATCTCGCCCACGAGTGGGCAATCAGCGTGTGCCAGGTGACGGCGCTAGCAGCGATTCTGGCACCGCTGCTGGTTCTCTATGGCCTGCAGCAAGGGGTGATCGGCACGTTGATCGAGCGGATGGATCGCGATCCGGCGATGCGGGCGATCGTACCGGACGTCTCCGGCGCCAATCGCTTTGATGCCGCGTGGTTTGCGGCGATGCGCGCGCGCGCCGATGTCGATTTCGTCATGGCCAATACCCGGGCGATCGCGGGTCAGGTCGACCTGTTGCCGAAGGAGGGGACGGTGCCCGCGCCGGTGCGGATCTCGCTGCTGCCGACCGCGCCCGGCGATCCGGTGGGAGGCGGCGGGCCGGCATTGGCCGACGGCCTCGGGATCGTCAGCATCAGCCGACGTGTCGCGGACAAGCTCGGCGTGAAGCCGGGGGATCAGGTCGTCGCCGGGATCGAACGGACCCGCGGTGGCCGAATCGAGCCAGTGAGCCTGACGCTCACCATCCGCGCCATCGTTCCCGCCGAACGTTATGACGGGCTTGCCGCGTTCGCGACACTGGCGCTGCTGGAGGCGGTGCAGAACTACCGCGATGGCTTCGCCGTTCCGGCGCTCGGCTGGGGCGGCGATGGCGCCGCACCCGCGGTGAAGGCTTATCCGCTGTTCCGCCTTTACGCGCGAACGATCGGCGATGTCGCCGCCATCGCCGGCGATTTGCGCGCCCAGGGCATCGCCGTCAGCACCCGCGAGGGAGAGATCGCCAGCGCGCTGGCGCTGAGGCGCAATCTTTCCATCATTCTTGTTATCATCGCCGGGCTCGGCGCCTGCGGATATCTCGTCTCGCTCGCCGCGAGCCAATGGGCCAGTGCCAGCCGCAAACGGCGCGAGATGGCCATCCTCGCTCTCCTTGGCTACACGCCAGGCTGGCTCGTGGGTTTTCCCGTCGCCCAGGCCGCGGCGATTGCCTCCGCCGGCACCGCGCTCGCCGCGATGCTGTTTTCGGGCGTCGCCGCCGCGATCAATCTTTACTTTTCCCAGAGCATTGCGACGGGTGAGCGCGCATGCCATCTCGGCCCGAGGGAGCTTCTTGTTTGCGCGCTGGTGACCATTGCCGTGTCCTTGCTGCCGGCATGGATGACCGGCGCGATCTATGGACGGCTGGAGGTCAGTGAGGAACTGCGCGATGTTTAG
- a CDS encoding virulence factor, with amino-acid sequence MSESGAELIAAAKRLAAGGASARLWIDEVRRSAVGVANEAHGLTSGARRAENLARKLQGAAGRRNCVGVFGPSQAGKSYLVSALARRPTTPLTADFAGQHKDFLTEINPPGDRESTGLVTRFTAHKDPVDPAHPVELRLLSETDLVKILANSFYSDFDPNNMTFKLPDEAAIREALVAAEAAAEGQPAATHLDEITLFDLGEYFQRNFSARIEALDRVGFWDGLIATAGRLPLEQRARLYAMLWGGIEAFTHLFVDLARALAQLDFAHEARAELNALVPRDASIIDVAILSQLGSPADKADTISVLPLANGAQGAAVAMPRALLTALVAEIKIVMTERPWPFFAHTDLLDFPGARSRLKLTHLPDDAQERSAQVRELLLRGKIAYLFQRFTEERELTAMLLCMPPSVAEVKDLAGMVKSWIDLTHGASPKQRAQVSNALFLVLTKFDLEFLEKGGETADSRKGKWDRRLHASLIELYGKDEWVGNWDGRPFANALFLRNPGMKQQHLMDYAEITKQADGSERLVERGPAAVSGALIAEYQRAFIGSELVQRHFALPEETWAAAFEPNDGGVGFLVRRLSEVLDPDLKQRQVGERLREQARELEDSLRRFYHADDDASRREKEQALTDLRRQLFAAVRGRKFQSFAHLMDCLLVRERDARELFLNVAALRVAEPPPSSPAADESDPWADDPWAASPEAAASAPPPPSVDRPALFAMQVMNHWTEGVRRLSQNTQKTQALAIDARLIDDLVQEMIVGAHRLAITDAIARGVRAHVQSANVRWDDVADRAGCIAAAVINDYVSYLGFGDMPADKRPGFPEPPKEATRAIFAAPPAASGNGTPTLGPARLPLEQALFLDWGVALRQLGLDNTSFAGGREIDEAHNRQLGEILETIAIAPLVNRAVAAQR; translated from the coding sequence GTGAGTGAGTCCGGAGCGGAGCTGATCGCCGCCGCCAAGCGCCTCGCCGCCGGTGGCGCGAGCGCGCGATTGTGGATCGACGAGGTGCGCAGGAGCGCCGTTGGCGTCGCCAACGAGGCGCACGGGCTGACCTCGGGCGCGCGCAGAGCGGAGAACCTTGCCCGGAAGCTCCAGGGCGCGGCCGGGCGCCGCAACTGCGTCGGCGTCTTCGGGCCGAGCCAGGCGGGCAAGTCGTACCTGGTCTCCGCCCTCGCCCGCCGGCCGACGACCCCGCTGACCGCCGATTTCGCCGGGCAGCACAAGGATTTCCTGACCGAGATCAATCCGCCGGGCGATCGCGAGTCGACGGGCCTCGTGACCCGGTTTACCGCGCACAAGGATCCGGTCGATCCCGCCCACCCGGTGGAGCTGCGGCTGCTGAGCGAGACCGATCTGGTCAAGATCCTCGCCAACAGCTTTTATTCCGATTTTGATCCTAACAACATGACCTTCAAACTGCCGGACGAGGCGGCGATCCGCGAGGCACTGGTGGCCGCCGAGGCCGCCGCGGAGGGGCAACCGGCGGCGACCCACCTCGACGAGATCACCCTTTTCGACCTTGGCGAATACTTCCAGCGCAATTTCAGCGCGCGCATCGAGGCGCTTGACCGGGTCGGTTTCTGGGATGGGCTGATCGCCACCGCCGGCCGGCTGCCACTGGAACAGCGGGCCCGGCTCTATGCGATGCTATGGGGTGGCATCGAGGCGTTCACCCACCTGTTCGTCGATCTCGCCCGCGCGCTGGCGCAGCTCGATTTCGCCCACGAGGCCCGCGCCGAACTCAACGCCCTGGTCCCGCGCGACGCCAGCATTATCGATGTCGCCATCCTCAGCCAGCTTGGCTCGCCTGCGGACAAGGCAGACACCATCAGCGTGCTGCCTTTGGCCAACGGCGCACAAGGGGCGGCGGTGGCGATGCCACGGGCGTTGCTGACGGCACTGGTTGCCGAGATCAAGATCGTCATGACCGAGCGTCCCTGGCCGTTCTTCGCCCATACGGACCTGCTCGACTTTCCCGGCGCGCGCTCGCGCCTGAAGCTGACGCATCTTCCCGACGATGCGCAGGAACGAAGCGCGCAAGTTCGCGAGCTCTTGCTGCGCGGCAAGATCGCCTATCTTTTCCAGCGCTTCACCGAGGAGCGCGAGCTCACGGCGATGCTTTTGTGCATGCCGCCCAGCGTCGCTGAGGTCAAGGACCTTGCCGGCATGGTCAAGAGCTGGATTGACCTTACGCACGGAGCGTCGCCGAAGCAGCGCGCGCAGGTGAGCAACGCCCTGTTCCTCGTCCTCACCAAGTTCGACCTGGAGTTCCTCGAGAAAGGTGGCGAGACCGCGGACTCGCGCAAGGGTAAGTGGGACCGGCGGCTTCACGCATCGCTGATCGAGCTTTACGGCAAGGATGAATGGGTCGGCAATTGGGATGGGCGGCCATTCGCCAACGCCCTGTTCCTGCGCAATCCCGGGATGAAACAGCAGCACCTGATGGACTATGCCGAGATCACCAAGCAGGCCGACGGCAGCGAGAGGCTGGTCGAGCGCGGGCCGGCGGCGGTCAGCGGTGCCCTGATCGCCGAATATCAGCGGGCGTTCATCGGCTCGGAGCTGGTGCAGCGGCACTTCGCGCTGCCGGAGGAAACCTGGGCGGCGGCGTTTGAGCCGAACGACGGCGGCGTCGGGTTTCTCGTAAGGCGGCTGTCCGAGGTCCTCGACCCCGACTTGAAGCAGCGCCAGGTCGGCGAGCGGCTGCGCGAGCAGGCGCGGGAACTCGAAGACAGCCTGCGCCGCTTCTACCATGCGGACGACGACGCCTCGCGGCGGGAAAAGGAGCAGGCGCTGACTGATCTGCGCCGCCAGCTTTTCGCCGCCGTGCGCGGGCGCAAGTTCCAGAGCTTCGCTCACCTCATGGATTGCCTGTTGGTCCGCGAGCGCGACGCGCGCGAACTTTTCCTCAATGTCGCGGCGTTGCGGGTTGCCGAGCCGCCGCCATCGTCGCCGGCGGCGGACGAAAGCGATCCGTGGGCGGACGACCCGTGGGCCGCTTCTCCTGAGGCGGCGGCATCAGCGCCGCCGCCACCGAGCGTGGACCGCCCGGCTCTCTTCGCCATGCAGGTGATGAACCATTGGACCGAGGGAGTAAGACGGCTGTCGCAGAACACCCAGAAGACGCAGGCACTCGCCATCGACGCACGGCTGATTGATGATCTGGTCCAGGAGATGATCGTCGGTGCTCACCGCCTCGCGATCACCGACGCGATCGCCCGCGGCGTGCGGGCGCACGTGCAGTCGGCCAACGTGCGCTGGGACGACGTCGCCGATCGCGCCGGTTGCATTGCCGCGGCGGTGATCAACGATTACGTCTCTTACCTCGGGTTCGGCGACATGCCGGCGGATAAGCGGCCGGGCTTTCCGGAACCGCCGAAGGAGGCGACGCGGGCGATTTTCGCCGCACCACCGGCCGCGAGCGGAAACGGCACACCGACGCTGGGACCCGCCCGGTTGCCGCTCGAGCAGGCGCTGTTCCTCGACTGGGGCGTGGCATTGCGCCAGCTCGGGCTGGATAATACCAGCTTTGCCGGTGGTCGCGAGATCGACGAGGCGCACAACCGTCAGCTCGGCGAGATCCTCGAGACGATCGCCATCGCGCCGCTGGTGAATCGGGCCGTGGCCGCGCAGCGGTGA
- a CDS encoding ABC transporter ATP-binding protein, producing the protein MSTVGCSSIPRVRRVTLSIPFPSTFCPEGRGRRPVAVSEVPPAILLEGVERGRGAGGEVFRLVIERLAIGDGERIALIGPSGCGKSTCLDLLAMTLKPTRAATFRVHVKGAGETDVAALWARGARAELTSMRARHCGIVLQTGGLLPFLSIEENVLIGRRLLGQDIPGPVPDLLRFLGIAHLARRKPAAVSLGERQRAAVARALAHGPRIVLADEPTASLDPANASKVMELFVHLAAELAVTLIVVSHDRAAVERMRLRTIACVVDGATTRIRDEARP; encoded by the coding sequence ATGTCGACCGTTGGGTGCAGCTCAATCCCGCGGGTGCGGCGGGTGACGCTGTCTATCCCGTTCCCCTCGACGTTCTGCCCTGAGGGGAGGGGGAGGCGGCCCGTGGCGGTATCGGAAGTTCCGCCGGCCATCCTGCTCGAGGGGGTCGAGCGCGGGCGGGGTGCTGGTGGCGAGGTGTTCCGGCTGGTCATTGAGCGGCTGGCGATCGGCGACGGCGAACGCATCGCGCTGATCGGCCCCAGCGGCTGCGGCAAGAGCACCTGTCTTGATCTTCTGGCGATGACCTTGAAGCCGACGCGCGCCGCAACCTTTCGCGTGCACGTCAAAGGCGCGGGCGAGACCGATGTCGCCGCCCTGTGGGCGCGGGGTGCGCGGGCGGAGCTGACCTCGATGCGCGCGCGTCATTGCGGCATCGTGCTGCAGACCGGCGGTCTCCTGCCGTTCCTGAGCATCGAGGAGAACGTGCTGATCGGCCGCCGGCTGCTCGGGCAGGACATCCCCGGGCCGGTGCCGGATCTCCTGCGGTTTCTCGGCATCGCGCATCTGGCGCGGCGTAAGCCGGCGGCGGTTTCGCTCGGCGAACGCCAGCGCGCCGCGGTGGCGCGTGCGCTGGCGCACGGTCCGCGCATCGTGCTCGCCGACGAGCCGACGGCTTCGCTCGATCCGGCGAACGCGAGCAAGGTCATGGAACTGTTCGTTCACCTCGCCGCCGAACTGGCGGTGACGCTCATCGTCGTCTCACACGATCGCGCGGCTGTCGAGCGCATGCGCTTGCGGACGATCGCATGCGTCGTCGACGGCGCCACGACCCGCATCCGCGACGAGGCGCGGCCATGA
- a CDS encoding SEL1-like repeat protein, with the protein MPARATQPAGYPAGQAQIQVVDAGEVDTDSLELCCSGMQGAVEKHLDPRLTDDVWTTALAWFRPANPHCEGPVLLFDLDASVTGHLRPHAPYILRLRDGRGLKRDERLTWIAIRLPSRAPRGYVAPAGPKSPSPSEPLPADVPPAVAKTEASEQEAARSVNGRGDAATDADRARQEAEARQREETAVRQREQKAERQSEDAARRQRETETQETPRNGKPSGGRALAYAGLAALVLAAAGAGVWFSKDRLFGPSTPAPVVAPATPTNLEGARQFLAGNPGADESYGLAQTFRQAKQLDGAFLLLRNAAGKGNAAAALELGEMYDPETYSPETSPLPAPNPAQAADWYRQAAEAGIAEAQYRYGMLLKSGRTQEPNGPELGVIWLQKAADQGLDKAKEALEK; encoded by the coding sequence ATGCCCGCACGCGCGACGCAGCCAGCCGGATATCCCGCCGGCCAGGCGCAAATCCAGGTCGTCGATGCCGGCGAGGTCGATACCGACAGTCTTGAGCTGTGCTGTTCCGGCATGCAGGGGGCGGTTGAAAAGCATCTCGATCCGCGATTGACCGACGATGTCTGGACGACGGCGCTCGCATGGTTTCGCCCGGCCAATCCGCATTGCGAAGGCCCGGTGCTGCTGTTCGATCTTGATGCCTCGGTGACGGGGCACCTGCGGCCGCATGCGCCCTACATATTGCGCCTGCGTGATGGACGCGGGCTGAAGCGGGACGAGCGCTTGACCTGGATCGCTATCCGCCTGCCGTCGCGGGCGCCGCGCGGCTACGTCGCTCCCGCGGGTCCGAAGTCGCCGTCCCCATCCGAGCCCCTTCCGGCGGACGTGCCTCCTGCCGTCGCCAAGACCGAGGCCAGCGAGCAGGAGGCGGCGCGGTCGGTGAATGGCCGTGGTGATGCGGCGACTGATGCCGATCGCGCTCGCCAGGAAGCGGAGGCGCGCCAGCGCGAGGAAACCGCCGTGCGCCAGCGCGAGCAAAAGGCAGAACGGCAAAGCGAGGACGCCGCGCGCCGGCAACGCGAGACGGAGACGCAAGAGACGCCGAGGAACGGCAAGCCGAGCGGGGGTCGCGCACTGGCCTATGCCGGCCTCGCGGCGCTGGTGCTGGCGGCGGCCGGTGCGGGGGTCTGGTTCTCTAAGGATCGGCTGTTCGGCCCGTCGACGCCGGCGCCCGTCGTCGCGCCGGCAACACCGACGAACCTCGAGGGCGCGCGACAGTTTCTTGCCGGCAATCCGGGCGCGGACGAGAGTTACGGGCTGGCGCAGACATTCCGCCAAGCCAAACAGCTCGATGGCGCCTTTCTCCTGCTGCGCAATGCCGCCGGCAAGGGTAATGCCGCCGCCGCTCTGGAACTCGGCGAAATGTACGACCCCGAGACCTATTCACCGGAAACGAGCCCGCTGCCGGCACCGAACCCGGCGCAGGCGGCGGACTGGTATCGGCAGGCGGCGGAAGCCGGGATCGCCGAGGCCCAGTATCGATACGGCATGCTGCTCAAGAGCGGCCGAACCCAGGAGCCGAACGGTCCCGAACTCGGGGTCATCTGGCTGCAGAAAGCGGCAGATCAGGGGCTGGACAAGGCAAAAGAGGCGCTGGAGAAGTGA
- a CDS encoding virulence factor SrfB: MPLNDLTAFPAIVSVIPKSGVQFLDFGFSIAKSSPVPKDWGFYDDPKAAARPTGAGDEAAPIVVRRGDVDSGLVETYAIDHKRIFEAFDRVWMPFPLFREELGGGYFRGPTNWARAYLVRLDAPDDDGNDIRLILALDTDLIDFVEDEAYLAPSPHDTTNGRSFSLPSPQDPTDWFLREPWVKEWCLDVFKEMIEAEDRRRSGSRHARPLTLDELRERMEGPHEYLARYQAFIELIFGLDILPKFVLVDRITEPRPAPIDVDIVIDLGNSRTCGLLIEAQPDQLGADITQAVKLQLRDLSRPELVYSDPFDSRIEFSRATFGRDHLSLRSGRAEAFSWPTIVRVGPEAVRLASLRRGSEGSTGLSGPKRYLWDDDPRRDSWRFNSPMAHGEQSGLATGVAFTTLVNDIGDAIHQIPQATPAHDEAWFPSIRALYSRRNMMAFTLAEIFYQAIGMMNAPAHRLRRRNADLPRRLRRIIMTIPTAMPLAERQIMQRQAEIARDLVYLCIGAAAAQPAADGASAATLLTHADTPLPDVVLKWDEASATQAVFLYSQIALHYSGDARAFFNVLRHPLNRADGASDAFRLATLDVGGGTTDLVVTSFRVEGQGANVTLFPRQEFREGFNLAGDDAVFRVVREHVVEPIRRALGAAGLGDRTDYLLNRLFGGDRGDMTVIEQLRRQQFAAQIAAPIAIGMLAAYESYDPLAPMPATSRPFAAFFDGTALANETVVTYVNQEADKLGATGFELQKMVFPIDFAEIDRTVRSVFLEMLQSLGEVVWRCQTDVLLLSGRPSRLPAVCDILRETCALPPHRIIPLHTFRVGQWYPFRDYQALISDPKTTASVGAMLCLLGEGQLQNFNFRADELKPQSTARFFGKLSGNNRLLKDDEYYEGLDLDDREYELPEKEFDFRGPMPLGFRQFPVDWWPGTRLYSLDYASPELAPKLNARTPLKIRLKRNTREVKDIIDSFVLSRIEDRDGRSLPNNNLRLRLQTIDNQRGYWLDTGILLDK, from the coding sequence ATGCCGCTGAACGACCTGACCGCCTTCCCCGCCATCGTCTCGGTTATTCCCAAGAGCGGTGTGCAGTTTTTGGATTTCGGCTTTTCAATCGCGAAATCCAGCCCGGTGCCAAAGGACTGGGGGTTCTATGACGATCCCAAGGCCGCGGCCAGACCTACGGGAGCCGGCGACGAGGCCGCCCCGATCGTCGTTCGCCGCGGCGATGTCGACTCTGGCTTGGTCGAGACCTATGCGATCGATCACAAACGCATCTTTGAAGCCTTCGATCGCGTGTGGATGCCGTTCCCACTGTTCCGCGAGGAACTCGGGGGTGGTTATTTCCGCGGGCCGACGAACTGGGCGCGCGCCTATCTCGTCCGCCTCGACGCACCGGACGACGACGGCAACGACATTCGGCTAATTCTCGCGCTCGATACCGACCTTATCGACTTCGTCGAGGACGAGGCCTATCTCGCGCCTTCTCCGCACGATACGACAAACGGCCGATCGTTCTCGCTGCCGTCCCCTCAGGACCCGACCGACTGGTTCCTGCGCGAGCCGTGGGTGAAGGAGTGGTGCCTCGACGTCTTCAAGGAGATGATCGAAGCTGAAGACCGGCGGCGCAGCGGCTCCCGGCACGCCCGCCCGCTGACGCTCGACGAGCTGCGCGAGCGGATGGAAGGGCCGCATGAATACCTCGCCCGATACCAGGCCTTCATCGAGCTGATCTTCGGCCTCGATATCCTGCCCAAATTCGTCCTTGTCGACCGGATCACCGAGCCGCGACCGGCGCCGATCGACGTCGACATCGTGATCGACCTCGGCAACTCGCGGACCTGCGGCCTTCTGATTGAAGCCCAGCCCGATCAGCTCGGAGCGGACATCACCCAGGCGGTCAAGCTGCAGTTACGCGATCTCAGCCGGCCCGAACTTGTCTACAGCGATCCGTTCGATAGCCGGATCGAGTTCAGCCGCGCGACGTTCGGGCGCGATCATCTCTCGCTGCGCAGCGGCCGTGCCGAGGCGTTTTCGTGGCCGACGATCGTCAGGGTCGGGCCCGAGGCGGTGCGCCTCGCCAGCCTGCGCCGCGGCAGCGAGGGCTCGACCGGCCTGTCCGGGCCGAAGCGTTACCTGTGGGACGACGATCCGCGCCGCGACAGCTGGCGGTTCAACAGCCCGATGGCGCACGGCGAGCAGAGCGGACTCGCCACCGGTGTTGCCTTCACGACGCTGGTTAACGACATCGGAGACGCGATTCACCAGATCCCCCAGGCGACGCCGGCGCACGATGAGGCGTGGTTTCCCTCCATCCGCGCGCTCTATTCTCGGCGCAACATGATGGCGTTCACGCTTGCCGAGATCTTCTACCAGGCGATCGGCATGATGAACGCGCCGGCGCACCGGCTGAGGCGGCGCAATGCCGATCTGCCGCGGCGTCTGCGGCGGATCATCATGACCATCCCGACGGCGATGCCTCTCGCCGAGCGGCAGATCATGCAGCGCCAGGCCGAGATCGCCCGCGACCTCGTCTACCTGTGCATCGGCGCCGCCGCGGCACAGCCGGCTGCGGACGGGGCGTCGGCCGCGACGCTGCTCACCCATGCGGATACGCCCCTGCCCGACGTGGTGCTCAAATGGGATGAGGCCAGCGCCACCCAGGCGGTCTTTCTCTACAGCCAGATCGCGCTGCACTACTCCGGCGACGCGCGCGCCTTCTTCAACGTCCTGCGTCATCCGCTGAACCGGGCCGACGGCGCGAGCGACGCCTTTCGCCTCGCGACGCTCGATGTCGGTGGCGGCACCACGGACCTCGTCGTGACGTCCTTCCGCGTCGAGGGCCAGGGGGCGAACGTAACGCTGTTTCCCCGCCAGGAATTCCGCGAGGGCTTCAATCTTGCCGGAGACGATGCCGTCTTTCGCGTGGTGCGCGAGCACGTCGTCGAGCCGATCCGCCGGGCGCTTGGCGCTGCGGGTCTCGGCGATCGTACCGACTATCTGCTCAACCGCTTGTTCGGTGGCGATCGCGGCGACATGACCGTCATCGAGCAGCTCCGCCGCCAGCAGTTCGCAGCCCAGATCGCGGCGCCGATCGCCATCGGCATGCTGGCCGCTTACGAATCCTACGATCCGCTGGCACCGATGCCGGCGACCAGCCGGCCGTTCGCCGCGTTCTTCGACGGCACGGCGCTCGCCAACGAGACGGTCGTCACCTACGTCAATCAGGAAGCGGACAAGCTGGGTGCGACAGGCTTCGAGCTGCAAAAGATGGTGTTTCCGATCGATTTCGCCGAGATCGATCGAACGGTGCGCAGTGTCTTCCTTGAGATGCTGCAATCGCTGGGCGAGGTCGTCTGGCGTTGCCAGACGGACGTGCTGCTGCTCTCTGGCCGGCCATCGCGACTACCGGCTGTCTGCGATATCCTGCGCGAAACCTGCGCATTGCCGCCGCACCGCATCATCCCGCTGCACACGTTCCGCGTCGGCCAGTGGTATCCGTTCCGCGATTATCAGGCGTTGATCTCCGATCCGAAAACGACCGCCTCGGTGGGGGCAATGCTCTGCCTGCTCGGCGAGGGCCAGCTGCAGAACTTCAACTTCCGCGCCGATGAGCTGAAGCCGCAGTCGACCGCGCGGTTCTTCGGCAAACTGTCCGGTAATAACCGGCTGCTGAAGGACGACGAATACTACGAGGGACTCGATCTCGACGATCGCGAATACGAGCTGCCCGAGAAGGAATTCGATTTTCGCGGACCGATGCCGCTCGGCTTCCGCCAGTTTCCGGTCGACTGGTGGCCGGGCACGCGGCTTTACAGCCTCGATTACGCCAGCCCGGAACTGGCTCCCAAGCTCAATGCCCGTACGCCGCTCAAGATCCGCCTGAAGCGCAACACCCGCGAGGTCAAGGATATCATCGATTCCTTCGTCCTGTCGCGAATCGAGGATCGGGACGGGCGCAGCCTGCCAAATAACAACTTGCGGCTGCGACTGCAGACGATAGACAATCAGCGCGGATATTGGCTTGATACCGGTATCCTGCTCGACAAGTGA